In one window of Saprospiraceae bacterium DNA:
- a CDS encoding osmoprotectant transporter permease: protein MNFFWILWIFDAIIALVALYFFITGLSDGSVGAFNMKIWILLLLGLVVILGGSYWCYNHDYMKLGQRLLYILAIPGFLYLLFLLFVIIARPRWN, encoded by the coding sequence ATGAACTTCTTTTGGATACTTTGGATCTTCGATGCAATCATAGCATTGGTTGCACTATATTTTTTTATCACCGGGTTGAGTGACGGGTCGGTCGGCGCTTTTAATATGAAAATATGGATCTTGCTCCTATTGGGACTGGTTGTCATCCTGGGAGGAAGTTATTGGTGTTATAACCATGATTATATGAAGCTTGGCCAGAGATTGTTATACATTCTTGCCATTCCCGGATTTTTATATTTGCTTTTTCTTTTGTTTGTCATCATAGCAAGACCTCGCTGGAATTAA
- a CDS encoding transporter — protein MKYTHLFAGILFLSTHLNAQSIVTDRPDQTESALCVPKNVLQFETGVSVQFEDLDGGSIQGLVLPGTLFRYGLGGPVEFRVYHQLVSEGVNSDTRFGIADLELGLKFKLFRSASEKTNLALLTQVLLPSGSGFLSNDKYGSLNKLCVSHQITESNSLSYNVGYNYFGKGKGDLTYSLSLGAAISEKAALYVEPFGAFEEMDEFILNVDAGFTYLLKSNMQLDFSWGTGIQRKMNYLAIGFSWKSGG, from the coding sequence ATGAAATATACACACCTCTTTGCTGGAATACTGTTCCTAAGCACCCATTTAAATGCCCAATCCATTGTCACCGACCGGCCGGATCAAACCGAAAGCGCTCTTTGTGTGCCCAAGAATGTACTGCAGTTTGAAACCGGAGTAAGTGTTCAATTTGAAGATCTCGATGGCGGTAGTATACAAGGTTTGGTGTTGCCGGGAACTTTGTTCAGATATGGTCTCGGAGGCCCCGTCGAATTTAGGGTCTATCACCAGTTGGTGAGTGAAGGGGTTAATTCTGATACCCGGTTTGGAATTGCGGATCTGGAACTTGGTCTCAAATTTAAATTGTTTCGTTCAGCTTCAGAAAAAACGAACCTAGCCTTGCTGACTCAAGTCCTGCTGCCCAGTGGATCCGGATTTTTGAGCAATGATAAATATGGCAGTTTGAATAAATTATGTGTCAGCCATCAGATCACGGAATCCAATAGCCTGAGTTATAATGTTGGTTATAATTATTTCGGTAAGGGGAAGGGCGATTTGACGTATTCTCTTTCCCTGGGAGCAGCAATTTCAGAAAAGGCCGCACTTTATGTAGAGCCTTTTGGAGCCTTCGAGGAAATGGATGAATTTATATTAAATGTCGATGCCGGTTTTACCTACCTCCTCAAATCCAATATGCAATTGGATTTTTCCTGGGGAACAGGGATTCAAAGAAAGATGAACTACCTGGCGATTGGCTTCAGCTGGAAATCCGGAGGCTGA
- a CDS encoding fatty acid desaturase has protein sequence MQHQELQDFTAKVKLALKSIKDYQVTDNKKAIIQILNSFGPFLLIWVAIYNLWDSYLWLALILCVLNALFLVRIFIIQHDCGHQSFVANQTVRKIIGYCCSLASSIPYFYWAKSHHFHHMNNGRLEVRDIGDIDTLTVKEYAALGRWARFKYRLYRSPLVMFFLGPIYYVFIHNRLPLIDMSEFKKLKPGLLLNNLVYIALFTGLCLLLDWKKVVLLQVAILCAFAIIAIWFFYVQHQHEHGYKHWKDKWEFMYAAIKGSSYYKLPKIMNWFTGNIAFHHIHHLNPAIPNYNLKKCMDAIPWFHKYTTEINFWQSLKLASHKLWDEQQERMITFREFYRLERLGMIPA, from the coding sequence ATGCAGCATCAGGAACTTCAGGATTTTACGGCTAAAGTTAAGCTGGCCCTAAAATCGATCAAAGACTACCAGGTTACAGACAATAAAAAGGCCATTATCCAAATTCTCAATTCTTTCGGCCCGTTTTTACTGATCTGGGTTGCCATTTACAATTTATGGGATTCGTATTTATGGTTGGCTTTGATCTTATGCGTTTTAAACGCACTTTTTTTAGTGCGTATATTTATTATCCAGCACGACTGCGGGCACCAAAGTTTTGTGGCCAATCAGACCGTAAGAAAGATCATAGGTTATTGTTGCAGCCTTGCCAGTTCGATTCCTTATTTTTATTGGGCCAAGTCGCACCATTTTCACCACATGAATAATGGCAGGTTGGAGGTCAGGGATATTGGCGATATCGATACGCTCACGGTGAAAGAATATGCCGCTCTGGGAAGATGGGCGAGATTCAAATACAGATTATACAGATCGCCGTTAGTGATGTTTTTTCTGGGTCCGATTTATTATGTATTTATCCACAATCGCCTGCCCTTAATAGACATGTCTGAATTCAAAAAACTGAAACCCGGATTGTTGCTTAATAATCTCGTGTATATAGCTTTATTTACCGGACTTTGTCTGTTGCTCGATTGGAAAAAAGTTGTGTTGCTACAGGTTGCAATCCTCTGTGCATTTGCGATCATTGCGATTTGGTTTTTTTATGTGCAACATCAGCACGAGCATGGTTACAAGCATTGGAAAGATAAGTGGGAATTCATGTATGCGGCTATTAAAGGCAGCAGTTATTACAAACTGCCTAAAATTATGAACTGGTTTACAGGGAATATTGCCTTTCACCATATTCACCATCTGAATCCGGCCATACCCAATTACAATCTTAAGAAATGTATGGATGCCATTCCCTGGTTTCACAAATACACCACAGAGATCAATTTCTGGCAGAGTTTGAAATTAGCCAGCCATAAACTCTGGGATGAACAGCAGGAAAGGATGATTACTTTCCGCGAGTTTTACAGGCTGGAAAGGCTGGGAATGATCCCTGCTTAG
- a CDS encoding SprB repeat-containing protein has protein sequence MKLQTSPGADPFRFKWNTGDTTLKLNNISAGNYMLTITSSRNTESIYTFNLTEPAILQANYNIKHASPGNNDGAVENLDITGGTPPYQYQISGGRLDSLAAGNYIIGIQDHNGCTLQVNIKIEVRTAVDNILDGTRYFIYPSPARELISLHVDGPGRLSKLELLDAQGRYIRNLNPEITEIDCSNWPPGYYGLQLWSKSGKNLVLRFEKL, from the coding sequence TTGAAATTGCAGACCTCACCTGGAGCGGATCCTTTCCGTTTTAAATGGAACACTGGTGATACTACACTAAAATTAAACAACATCAGCGCAGGTAATTATATGCTCACCATCACTTCTTCGAGAAATACAGAATCCATTTACACATTTAATTTAACCGAACCTGCAATCCTGCAGGCTAATTACAACATAAAACATGCAAGTCCGGGTAATAATGATGGAGCTGTTGAAAATCTCGACATTACAGGAGGAACACCACCTTATCAATACCAGATCTCTGGTGGTCGTCTGGATTCACTGGCCGCAGGCAACTACATTATAGGTATCCAGGATCATAACGGTTGCACACTTCAAGTCAATATAAAAATAGAAGTAAGAACAGCAGTTGACAATATCCTTGATGGAACCCGATATTTCATTTATCCGTCCCCTGCAAGAGAATTGATCAGTTTACATGTAGATGGTCCAGGTAGATTAAGCAAATTAGAATTGCTGGATGCACAGGGCAGATACATCCGGAACCTGAATCCTGAAATCACAGAAATTGATTGCAGCAACTGGCCACCGGGATATTATGGTTTGCAATTGTGGTCTAAATCCGGGAAAAATTTAGTGTTAAGGTTTGAAAAACTCTAA
- a CDS encoding HYR domain-containing protein, with product MRMNHSLRSLFSGLLIYLTPAFFCAQATQVKDIHPGGSSSNSNPASLVCFEDLLYFEATDGSLGRELYQSDGSNAGTILLKDIRPGAGSSIPSFFAVYGSKLYFQANDGSNGAELWETDGTLAGTVMFKDIKPGGGSSDPSFMTVVNGLLLFSADENATGRELYKSDGTPGGTVLVKDINPGASNSAPDEFVRVGNKLFFEATDGTNGRELWVSDGTAAGTFMVKNISAGGSSSNLTEMTAVGDILFFVVNDGINGLEVWKSDGTDAGTTLLKNIHPGGSSNPEELTASGGMLFFAADDNVNGKELWKSDGTEAGTVMVKDIRAGAANSNPQYLVDLNGVVMFTAHDGVVGFELWKSDGTNGGTVLVKDIRAGGAGSTSQIKDTYKAGPKIYFEANETSFGQEPWKSDGTGAGTVNIANINPPPGGNGSDPDFFTLCGPYIYFAARDGVTGTELWKTMADGDVTPPEINTCPVMITDNSSCMQVGTLDPPYSTVQASSDYATFSNATNQGDADDNVGITTVSYQDASTGTCPIVITRTWIVGDAAGNTASCVQTINMDDINEPMITSDAELDPCYATTAEAISAAVAATTAIDDCTAEVDLTKQSDIQGTCDALITVYVFDACGNSASASYSTSIDNTDPTIDCPSTQTQFLDSNCETLLQDYTGLADIDDNCQALVTVSQTPAPNTLYDAETTVNVVLVATDGCGNTAECNFDVIINDNTAPLPDCESDQTIVLNSVCQLMVPDLTDDATASDNCSSLFSWSQFPYAGTLMASGEGTTHTITVTVDDGNGNTNTCSVVLTGDDTTPPIPDCENDQTVLLNVNCEANVPNLRNGATATDNCSTTFTWTQSPAQNTKLSLAEGAMYTATVTANDGNGNTASCTVVLTADDRQDPVPTCEPDQIVGLYTTCDLTVPDLTDMATATDNCAMNFSWSQNPIAGSQLASGEGMTHTVTVTVDDGNGNTNPCTVVLTGDDLDGPTLYCPGNQTISLDNTCSFIMPDFISASSAYDNCSNSFTWAQSPPATTLILSGEAMMHFVTVTADDGNGNSDFCVIKITADDIIPPDPVCENNQTRNLNVNCKLVVPDLTDGASATDNCSANFSWSQNPAFDARLNSGEGMTHTVTVTVDDGNGNTNTCTVVLTGDDKRDPEPICEPDQIIMLDQFCQLTVPDLTDGATASDNCSSSFTWGQSLPPGTMIASGEGMTHTITVTVDDGNGNSTTCSVILTGDDTTPPDPICVNGGVISLDAECEILVPDAVTGAYAYDNCSQSFSWSQSPLAGTELASGEGMSHTITVTADDGNGNTNTCSVVISGDDVTPPVPDCENNQTVALNANCELMVPNKLNNATATDNCSMNFTWAQNPTIGSKLASGEGMTHTVTVTVDDGNGNSASCTVILTGDDRRDPLPICVNDQTIILDEDCELLVPDLLDGAIASDNCSTSFSWTQDPAEDSELASGEGMTHTVTVTADDGNGNTGTCVVILTGDDQEDPLPDCEENQVITLNENCELVVPDLTDDASATDNCASMFSWSQSIAVNTALASGEGVTHTVTVTVDDGNGNSNTCEIILTGDDRTNPEPDCEPLYNVSLDENCELYVLDATYDASATDNCATSFSWSQSISPGTLLASGEGMMHTLTLTVDDGNGNSATCLTVLIGDDKLPPFINCESSQTIELDEDCQLLVPDLTDEASATDNCSMSFTWEQSTMAGALIPSGEGMEHYFTVTVHDGNGNSSICFLTLTGNDAEIPTLVCEDPQIVSLNHKCELLVPDLTDGALVEDNCATDFIWTQSPAAGTFLYSGNGMTHTITVTVDDGNGNSTSCTTVLTGDDNTPPSIECPIKTTRGTTEGLCKYVIQEDEFDAAASDNCSLVSLEYELSGVTIGSGMNTVSGSMLNKGTTTIKWKASDAAGNMSMCSFTVEVKDTEPPSITCPPNINVITAPGQCSVPSGSVPLGTPVVSDNCAIKYPLTNNSPGTYPLGVTNVKWIVTDSSGNTKSCIQKVTVTPYNCGKPTSVSHFDVTYNSAKVSWAAGLCATGYELRIRKQLSPGVWGPYSSWAVASGPGNLHMFMDLDESTYYHYQVRAKCGNANSTSVNGFFTTLASGFLKKSIKDEIQKNKEYEQLLVFSNLSEKYIPSIDIHPNPGRDFVIITLNNWDPGIHKLISIVDIFGRVVYNVIIEQEVTELELDLQQLELSTGLYLVKISGVAQSCRATMYIER from the coding sequence ATGAGAATGAACCATTCACTGAGAAGCCTGTTTTCAGGTTTATTAATTTATTTAACACCTGCTTTTTTTTGTGCACAGGCAACACAAGTTAAAGATATACATCCTGGTGGAAGTTCTTCCAATTCAAATCCTGCTTCCCTGGTCTGCTTTGAGGACTTGCTTTATTTTGAAGCCACAGACGGAAGCTTAGGCAGAGAGCTCTATCAAAGTGACGGAAGCAATGCAGGAACTATTTTATTAAAAGACATTCGTCCGGGAGCCGGCAGCAGCATTCCTTCCTTTTTTGCGGTTTATGGATCCAAATTATATTTCCAGGCCAATGATGGAAGCAATGGCGCTGAATTATGGGAAACCGATGGCACCCTAGCCGGTACAGTGATGTTTAAAGACATCAAACCCGGTGGAGGAAGTTCGGATCCGAGTTTTATGACGGTAGTAAATGGTCTGCTGCTTTTTTCAGCGGATGAAAATGCCACGGGAAGGGAATTGTATAAAAGCGACGGAACCCCGGGAGGTACCGTTTTGGTTAAAGACATCAATCCAGGCGCCTCCAATTCTGCACCTGATGAATTTGTCAGAGTTGGGAATAAATTATTTTTTGAAGCCACAGATGGAACTAACGGTCGTGAGTTATGGGTCAGCGATGGTACAGCTGCCGGTACGTTTATGGTGAAAAATATAAGTGCAGGGGGTTCTTCCTCAAATCTTACAGAAATGACCGCAGTCGGGGACATTTTATTTTTTGTAGTCAACGATGGCATAAATGGTCTGGAGGTATGGAAGAGTGATGGCACAGATGCAGGAACTACTTTGCTGAAAAATATACATCCCGGAGGAAGTTCAAATCCGGAAGAACTTACTGCTTCTGGCGGAATGTTGTTTTTTGCAGCAGACGATAACGTTAATGGAAAAGAACTTTGGAAAAGTGATGGTACGGAAGCCGGTACAGTGATGGTTAAAGACATACGTGCAGGTGCAGCCAACAGCAATCCTCAGTACCTCGTCGATCTGAATGGCGTGGTGATGTTTACTGCTCATGATGGCGTCGTAGGTTTTGAGTTGTGGAAAAGTGACGGAACCAATGGAGGAACGGTACTGGTAAAGGATATTCGTGCCGGAGGTGCAGGATCAACTTCTCAAATTAAGGACACCTATAAAGCAGGCCCTAAAATTTATTTTGAAGCCAACGAAACCAGTTTCGGACAAGAACCCTGGAAAAGCGATGGCACGGGAGCAGGAACTGTAAATATTGCCAATATCAATCCGCCACCCGGAGGCAATGGTTCTGATCCGGATTTCTTTACCTTGTGTGGGCCCTATATTTACTTTGCTGCCAGAGATGGAGTTACGGGGACAGAATTATGGAAAACGATGGCAGATGGCGATGTTACACCCCCCGAAATCAATACATGCCCCGTAATGATTACCGATAATTCTTCTTGTATGCAGGTTGGTACACTCGATCCTCCTTATTCTACGGTACAAGCAAGCTCAGATTATGCCACTTTTTCGAATGCCACAAACCAGGGAGATGCCGACGATAATGTGGGAATAACGACTGTTAGTTATCAGGATGCTTCAACAGGAACCTGTCCGATCGTGATCACGAGAACCTGGATCGTTGGAGATGCTGCCGGAAATACGGCTTCTTGTGTTCAAACGATAAATATGGATGATATCAATGAACCAATGATCACATCAGATGCAGAATTGGATCCTTGTTACGCTACAACAGCTGAGGCTATTTCGGCAGCGGTCGCAGCCACAACTGCAATAGACGATTGTACTGCGGAAGTGGATCTCACCAAACAGTCAGATATTCAGGGGACTTGCGATGCGCTGATAACCGTATATGTATTTGATGCTTGTGGCAACTCTGCAAGTGCAAGTTATTCAACCAGCATCGACAATACAGATCCAACCATTGACTGTCCTTCTACACAGACTCAATTTTTAGATTCCAATTGCGAAACTTTGTTACAGGATTATACGGGACTAGCTGATATCGACGATAATTGTCAAGCATTGGTTACCGTTTCTCAGACACCCGCACCTAATACTTTGTACGATGCCGAAACTACTGTGAATGTGGTCCTCGTTGCAACAGATGGCTGTGGTAACACAGCGGAATGCAACTTTGATGTGATCATAAACGACAATACGGCTCCCCTGCCAGATTGTGAATCCGACCAAACGATTGTTCTGAATAGCGTGTGTCAGCTGATGGTTCCGGATCTCACGGATGACGCAACGGCTTCCGATAATTGTTCGTCTTTATTTTCCTGGAGCCAATTTCCTTATGCAGGAACTTTAATGGCCTCTGGAGAAGGTACTACCCACACCATAACGGTGACCGTTGACGATGGTAATGGAAATACGAACACTTGTTCGGTTGTTTTGACCGGAGATGATACTACTCCACCCATACCTGATTGTGAAAATGATCAGACCGTATTGTTGAATGTGAATTGCGAGGCAAATGTTCCGAATCTTCGAAATGGTGCAACGGCTACCGATAATTGTTCGACCACATTTACATGGACCCAGAGCCCTGCCCAAAATACCAAACTAAGTCTGGCAGAAGGCGCCATGTATACCGCAACGGTCACTGCCAACGATGGCAATGGAAATACCGCAAGTTGCACCGTTGTGCTTACGGCGGATGACCGGCAGGATCCCGTTCCAACCTGTGAACCCGATCAAATTGTTGGCCTTTATACAACTTGTGATTTGACGGTACCAGATCTCACCGACATGGCCACCGCAACTGACAATTGTGCCATGAATTTCAGCTGGTCGCAAAATCCAATAGCCGGAAGCCAACTGGCATCAGGGGAAGGAATGACCCATACAGTTACGGTTACCGTCGATGACGGAAATGGAAATACAAACCCGTGTACGGTTGTGCTGACCGGAGATGATTTGGACGGACCAACCCTATATTGTCCAGGTAATCAGACCATCAGTTTAGACAATACATGCAGCTTTATCATGCCTGATTTTATTTCAGCATCATCGGCATATGATAATTGTTCTAATAGCTTTACATGGGCTCAGTCTCCACCGGCTACCACACTGATTTTATCTGGGGAAGCTATGATGCATTTTGTCACAGTTACCGCAGACGATGGAAATGGAAATTCCGATTTTTGTGTCATTAAAATTACAGCGGATGACATTATTCCACCTGATCCCGTTTGTGAAAATAATCAAACACGGAACTTAAATGTAAACTGCAAATTGGTAGTTCCCGACTTAACCGATGGAGCATCGGCAACGGATAACTGTTCCGCTAATTTTAGCTGGTCGCAAAATCCTGCTTTCGATGCGCGCTTAAATTCCGGAGAAGGAATGACGCATACAGTCACCGTAACGGTAGATGACGGTAATGGGAACACGAACACTTGTACGGTGGTCCTCACCGGCGATGACAAAAGAGACCCTGAACCAATTTGTGAACCGGATCAAATTATTATGCTGGATCAGTTTTGTCAGCTAACGGTTCCGGATCTTACAGATGGGGCCACGGCAAGCGATAACTGTTCTTCGAGTTTTACCTGGGGACAAAGCTTACCACCCGGAACGATGATTGCTTCAGGGGAGGGAATGACCCATACCATCACGGTTACCGTTGATGACGGCAACGGCAACAGTACCACTTGTTCTGTCATTTTGACCGGAGACGACACCACACCACCCGATCCGATTTGTGTCAATGGAGGTGTTATTTCCCTTGACGCAGAATGTGAAATTTTAGTGCCTGATGCAGTCACAGGAGCTTATGCTTATGACAATTGTTCTCAATCTTTTTCCTGGTCTCAAAGCCCTCTGGCGGGTACCGAATTAGCATCGGGAGAAGGAATGTCACACACCATCACAGTAACCGCCGATGATGGCAATGGAAATACGAACACCTGTTCGGTAGTAATTTCCGGCGACGATGTAACTCCTCCTGTGCCGGATTGCGAAAACAATCAAACCGTTGCACTCAATGCGAATTGTGAATTGATGGTTCCAAATAAGTTGAACAATGCAACGGCGACCGATAATTGCTCGATGAATTTTACCTGGGCGCAGAATCCAACCATAGGCAGCAAATTAGCATCTGGCGAGGGGATGACCCATACGGTCACCGTCACCGTCGACGATGGCAACGGCAATTCAGCAAGCTGTACTGTTATTCTTACAGGTGATGACAGGAGGGATCCTTTACCTATTTGCGTAAATGATCAGACGATCATACTTGATGAAGATTGTGAATTGCTCGTTCCTGATTTGTTAGATGGAGCGATCGCATCTGACAATTGCTCCACATCCTTCAGCTGGACTCAGGATCCTGCAGAGGATTCTGAATTGGCTTCCGGTGAAGGAATGACCCATACCGTTACGGTGACGGCAGATGATGGAAATGGAAATACCGGAACTTGCGTGGTTATTTTAACCGGCGATGATCAGGAAGATCCTTTGCCAGACTGTGAGGAAAATCAAGTCATCACTTTAAATGAAAATTGTGAACTCGTAGTTCCGGATTTAACGGATGATGCATCGGCTACAGATAATTGCGCCAGCATGTTCAGTTGGAGTCAAAGCATAGCTGTCAACACAGCACTGGCATCCGGAGAGGGCGTGACGCATACAGTGACAGTAACTGTGGATGATGGAAATGGAAACAGCAACACCTGCGAGATAATACTCACGGGGGATGATAGAACCAATCCTGAACCTGATTGTGAGCCATTGTATAATGTTAGCCTGGATGAGAATTGTGAGCTTTATGTGCTGGATGCTACTTATGATGCCAGTGCGACGGATAATTGTGCAACGAGTTTCTCCTGGTCACAATCCATTTCACCGGGTACCTTATTAGCGTCCGGTGAAGGAATGATGCATACCTTAACACTCACCGTCGATGATGGAAATGGGAATAGCGCAACGTGTTTAACGGTATTGATTGGAGATGACAAGTTGCCTCCATTCATCAATTGCGAATCCAGCCAAACCATCGAACTGGACGAGGATTGCCAATTACTTGTACCAGATTTGACAGATGAAGCAAGTGCAACTGATAATTGTTCAATGAGTTTTACCTGGGAGCAAAGTACCATGGCTGGTGCTTTAATACCCTCTGGTGAAGGCATGGAACACTATTTTACGGTCACAGTACATGACGGAAATGGTAACAGCTCGATCTGTTTTTTAACGCTCACAGGCAACGATGCTGAAATACCAACATTGGTTTGTGAAGACCCTCAGATTGTTTCGCTGAATCATAAATGTGAACTTCTTGTACCGGATCTCACGGATGGAGCCCTAGTCGAAGACAATTGTGCAACGGACTTTATCTGGACTCAGAGTCCTGCAGCGGGTACATTTTTATACTCCGGAAATGGGATGACGCACACGATAACCGTTACCGTTGATGACGGAAACGGAAACAGTACAAGCTGTACAACAGTTCTTACCGGAGACGACAATACACCTCCTTCCATTGAATGCCCTATAAAAACCACACGCGGAACGACAGAAGGATTATGCAAATATGTCATTCAGGAAGATGAGTTTGATGCCGCAGCGAGTGACAATTGTAGTTTGGTAAGTCTTGAATATGAATTGAGTGGTGTGACGATAGGAAGCGGAATGAATACCGTTTCAGGATCTATGTTAAATAAAGGAACGACCACCATCAAATGGAAGGCCAGCGATGCTGCAGGAAACATGAGTATGTGCAGTTTTACGGTAGAAGTGAAAGATACAGAACCACCATCCATCACTTGTCCGCCAAATATTAATGTCATCACGGCTCCGGGTCAGTGTTCAGTTCCGTCCGGCTCAGTTCCATTGGGCACACCGGTGGTTTCTGATAACTGTGCGATCAAATATCCTTTAACCAACAATTCTCCGGGAACTTATCCGTTGGGTGTCACCAATGTAAAGTGGATCGTAACAGATTCCAGTGGCAATACCAAAAGTTGTATCCAGAAAGTTACGGTGACTCCATACAACTGCGGTAAACCAACGAGCGTTAGTCATTTTGATGTCACCTACAATTCTGCGAAAGTATCCTGGGCTGCGGGACTATGCGCTACTGGTTATGAGTTAAGGATCAGAAAGCAACTTTCTCCCGGAGTATGGGGCCCTTATTCTTCCTGGGCAGTGGCATCGGGCCCTGGAAACCTCCATATGTTTATGGATCTTGATGAAAGTACGTATTATCATTATCAGGTCCGCGCTAAATGCGGGAATGCGAATTCTACTTCAGTAAATGGATTTTTCACGACTCTGGCTTCCGGATTTTTGAAAAAGTCGATTAAAGATGAAATTCAAAAAAATAAAGAATACGAACAGTTGTTAGTATTTTCTAATTTGAGTGAAAAATATATTCCATCGATTGATATTCATCCAAATCCTGGGCGGGATTTTGTGATCATCACTTTGAATAACTGGGATCCCGGAATCCATAAATTGATTAGTATTGTCGATATTTTCGGAAGAGTGGTTTACAACGTAATTATCGAACAAGAAGTTACAGAATTGGAACTGGATCTACAACAACTGGAACTCAGTACAGGACTTTATTTGGTGAAGATCTCGGGAGTAGCACAAAGTTGTAGGGCCACAATGTATATTGAGCGTTAA